In Macrobrachium nipponense isolate FS-2020 chromosome 13, ASM1510439v2, whole genome shotgun sequence, the DNA window GTCGTTCATAAGAGTTTCAATGTCTGTGTCTGACATTTCTGGAACTTCCTCCGGTTCTGTCAACATCATTGGTATGATAACCAAGGCAAAGAGCAATCCAAATTTATTCTTGTCTCTGTATTCCTCCACGAGTTCTTCAATAGTAAAATGCATGGGCATATCGCCCCCTTCTAGGACTTCCTTGTAGGTTGAatgatacagagacaggaaatgaCGGAGATTTGGTTTCCTCACGTCTCCGTTGACACTTGTACACAGCAAGTAATTCAGATCACTTGCAGCAGAAGCTTCACGACACAATTGAAGGTCTAACAACATAACTTCCATTGGACGACCTTCAGCATTATATCTGaaaaattcagtattttaaaCGTATTAGAAAAATCAGAAATGTATATCATTATAACTTTATTCTCAGTGCAGTTATAAAGGTTCCAGTCGTTTAAAACAATGGACCCTGATGTAAGGCAAATTCTACAAAATATTTATGGTACTTTGGTTCTGTAGCACCTACGTCCACAATCAAAAATAGTCTATATACGTACTTCAAACCTGTAAAAACTACTCAGTAAACTGATTTCACACTCTTTGCCAAAATCCATCGGATTGGTACTTTTACACCTGACTCAAAATTACATAAATCGAATTAGCTTTTGTATTATAGATATTTCAAAGATGAAACTAACAAATCTTTGAAACCCCCTGAAACTTGGATGGTTGCCCTAGTTATCAAGTTGTTAAAATTGTCTAATtactaatgtaattttcttattatttatcacTATCATTAATTCTTATCATCATAatcttttattcagttatttgtaagctctttgtgtattattattattattattattattattattattattattaattattatcattattatcttgttCTTCAATTATTGCTTAATTTGATCCCTgactaccttttttttatttaactcctATAACATAATAGTGCCTTTGGCATATTTATTCAGTGCAACAGCTCGGTTTTTAAGGcaaaatggaaataatttatcaaatattctCTTGGAGTTTTAAATACCTATAGGAAGGGTATAAGCAACCTTTTAGAATCTGAAGTTTCACTTCTGAAAACAGTTAATCAATGTGCCTAGGATTCTGGGATTGGGATCCAGGCTAACACTCTCGTGACTGCATCCCTTTCCAGTCTCATCCAGATCGTAAGAACAGTATCCTAATTATTGGTTTAGCGGGGGTGGGTTAAGGATATTAATAGACTGCATTTTGCAAACAATTAATATCCATTCTTATATCAACAATCAATCCATCTGAAAAGTTTGAAAGCAATGAAGGTCCAAGAACATCATGTTGTGGGCCATTAGAAATAATAGATGTTAATTCACTAAAACAACACTAGCAACAACAACTCTGTCTTTGATCACTTAAAAACCTAAACATGATGCTAAGTATCTAGCCTCCTACACCTCAacacttgattttattttatgtcttCGAATACATAAAACTTAAATATTCACCCACAAGAtttgaaaaggaattttattaaCCATTATCTGCCGAAATCTAAAAAGGAAATTAGTTCAATACAAGATTTCCGGCTAAATTTTATTGGTCCGTCACTGCTATGTTGCTATTCTTGTTACCTTAAATATGTTGTGCCTGTAAGAAGGGTAATTTGTGACCGTCAATTATAACTGGGAAGATTAAGgcttcttattaaaaaaattttttcatttgttacttatgcagagaatttgtaaaattgcgtaaaatttttcgtctttttatGTTAGTGATTTACTGAGTAAgctgtttagtaaaagaaattatttcttttcCCTGAAGAAGAATGCTTACAGAAAATGACTCCAGGAATACTTTAAGAGCTATTAGTTTTAGCAACTTAGGTATGTTCAGAGAGCAGGAAAAAAcagtttcctcttttcttttcatgAAGGCAGATTAAGCAGCTGGAATAGAGATTTTGTCATAAAAGACACTATTCCTTAGGCTACTCTTCTATTGAAGAGAGTTAACATACAAAATGCTAAAAACTAATACTTTCATCATACATAGGTCAACATTCAGAATTGACAAACAAAAGCTTATAACATCCAATGTTCTGATGTGAAAAATAACACTTGTTTCCGCTAACAAAGGGTGGTTCTAACATATGGGAGCCTGACTTTTTATTGTTTGCTGGCATTGTAAAGGGTGAAACAGATAGTAGGAAGGGATATGTTTTCACGGGTTTCGGATTCGATAAGCAATATTGTTTATCTTACCTAAATAGAAGATTGTTGTTCCAGCAGTCCCCCATGGCATATGCTGTTGaatcttgtactttgtattcctGATGATAAAACATTTTCAACTTCAGATTTCATGGACTTCAGCCAAGCACTGGCACTTTCATAACCACCAATTCTATCTAGCATCATTACCCCGGTATCAACACCCCTCTCTATCCATGACAGAAATAATTCTTTGGTATTTGGGGTAAAATCCAAAAGATCTTTTGTAATAAATTCATATCTTCCTCCGGCAGACTCTCCTTTCAGAACCTTCTTTGTCAGGAGATAAGATGCACCGTGCAGTCTGGCAAGCTCGGAAATGACGAGAGCAACATGATATTTATCCATTCCTTTCCTCCTGTCAAACATTTTGAAACCTCTTGCTCTTAGATCTTCAAAATAAAGTTGTTCTTTTCCCTCTTCTAAGGAAACAAGGAAACACTTAGCAAAGGGAAGAGGCTTTTGGCCTGCAGACATCAGTGCTTCATTCAACGCTGGCACAAGTTCTTCATAAAATTTGCCCTCCTTTTCAAAGAAAAATGGTGCTACCTCTTGGAAATCTCCAAAATTCCTATGAGGATTTAGTTTTACTACATAAGTGACCTCACACTCTTCCTTATCATTCAAAGAATATTTGACTTCTACACTTGTTACTTCACAGGCATAGTTATCCCCTCGTTTAGTGAAATCAGCGACCTTCCAGGATTTTAAGACAGCCTGGATTCCCTTGTTTGCTATGAGAGCTTTCTTAACATGATCCTCCGTAATGATACTCTTGGGGTCCGACACATTTGTTGAAAGTGACACTGCAAAGGAATGGAAAAAATTACGTGGTGTTAAATCATATGTGGTATAGATAATTTTTCATCTCTGTTGTATTACCTCTGATATATTTCTATTACCTTTTAACTACATTTGAGTATTTAATAAGTAATGTAATTACAGTTATGTCATTTCCGAACTTTTTCTGTTTCAGTGAAAGGTCTGATAGTCAGGCTAGCGATACATTTCCAAAAATTTGCGCTTTATCTCTGACCCACTCCGTCGTTCGTACAAGAAATTAGAAATAATAGAGAAAACTGTTTATAACTGCCAACCACTTAAATTATCTTAGCAAAGCATATTTTCGATGAAGTATGTGAAGAATAATCGCATCCTTTACAGATAACTCCCCTGAATACTTGCCTTTTTTGGTTTGTTATGGTTATGATACTGATATATTGCTAATAGCCTCGATCCATGACGTAAACTTCGGAGCTCAGGTACCATTTGGCATTACGTTAATCTTGGGAATAAGTTTGAGGAAATGGGCAGCATTTTTCTTTACCATCATGTTGATTACGTTACGGGGTAACGTAATCAACATGATTACGTTACGTTACGGGGTAACGTACTACTACGGCTTCTCCAGCTTTTCCAAAATTCAATCCTTAAAATTCAATCACCTTTTTTTGCCTGTTTGAATAATAACAGAAGCAAACGTTTATTACATTTATCTTtccaataaaaaaaggaatgttgTAAATTCTGTGGGCTTCTCGGAAGTGACCTATTGTTGAGAATAATCTGTTTCTTTCGTTATGTGTTGTAATTATATGAGccgttattttctttccttttgggtAAATCTATTTGTTACCCAGTAGTAAATCATgtattgtaaattatataaatagtcGTTTTCTTCATTACTATTTGGCGGTTGTCTTATTCTGTCGTAGTGACACAATGTCTTGAAGGAACGAGTGCCGGCAGAAGTGGGCAGTTCAAAGAAGACTTCCTTGCCTGTTAGACATCTGCCtgaattaagattattattagcACTGCGTCATTAATCTCATTTTTCTCCGTCATCCAGCGCAAGATGAggccaagaaaagaatatttgaaaGGAATGAtccaaaatttatttgaaaatcaaTTAACTGGAAAGGGaatgtaataaatttataaaaataatcagCCAGATGATGTTCAATTCAAGTTACATTTTGAGAGCATTTTTAACCTTGATCCCACTTATGCAAACAATAACCAACCACCTGATATAGCTTTGCCACCTAAAATTCCTATGTTAGACGATCCTGTCACTTGTCAAGAGACATGACAGTGAAAAGCATGAATAAGGGGAAAAGCTACGTTTGTGTATGCCCAGGTATATTTTAGCAACAATGGCCATATGCATATAAAGTCGAGGTACTTAAAACAGCGTGGGGAGCCTCACTCTTACGTATATAGCGCAGAGTTGGCTTACAACCAACGTAACACGAATAGAAAGGTGNNNNNNNNNNNNNNNNNNNNNNNNNNNNNNNNNNNNNNNNNNNNNNNNNNNNNNNNNNNNNNNNNNNNNNNNNNNNNNNNNNNNNNNNNNNNNNNNNNNNNNNNNNNNNNNNNNNNNNNNNNNNNNNNNNNNNNNNNNNNNNNNNNNNNNNNNNNNNNNNNNNNNNNNNNNNNNNNNNNNNNNNNNNNNNNNNNNNNNNNNNNNNNNNNNNNNNNNNNNNNNNNNNNNNNNNNNNNNNNNNNNNNNNNNNNNNNNNNNNNNNNNNNNNNNNNNNNNNNNNNNNNNNNNNNNNNNNNNNNNNNNNNNNNNNNNNNNNNNNNNNNNNNNNNNNNNNNNNNNNNNNNNNNNNNNNNNNNNNNNNNNNNNNNNNNNNNNNNNNNNNNNNNNNNNNNNNNNNNNNNNNNNNNNNNNNNNNNNNNNNNNNNNNNNNNNNNNNNNNNNNNNNNNNNNNNNNNNNNNNNNNNNNNNNNNNNNNNNNNNNNNNNNNNNNNNNNNNNNNNCAAGCAATTCTTACTAGCAAATTTCCCCAAGCCCTTGCCGTTCATTTAATCCCCCAAATTAGTCATGTAATCTAACGAATTAATCTCACGAATATCACCTTCCCATGACTCTCTTACAACATCAAGAGGACCACGAACACAATgcccaaaaatgacaatttgtcgaaaattgcatttttcctaactatacaaacctgaggtcctttaacaataggaaagtagctagcggcagctggaacggtcgtaagcttcgaacaaggggaacggtagttaactgcttgtccgacagtcgcgcgccgcgcgactgggaggtaaacaaatcacttttgcttttggcccatgcaaaatacgcagagtgaggggtggcatgaggagggactatatgtaaaggacctcaggtttgtatagttaggaaaaatgcaattttcgacaaattgtcatttgttccgatacgtaatacaaaccatcggtcctttaacaataggaagactcacttcttggtgggaggaatctgagtcttttgatgaacagactggtgttcgtccatccctggaatgcctccctggtcgtaagagcgaggagggatccaagcctctgtccgattgatcggggtgtgcaccgcaggatcaatggtcagacctctgggccgagtactaagagagaggcaagcgtatctcttcgtaccagcaagcaagaacttgttcctgtttgcaagaggcaacataaagtatgggttgtctcaagctggcatccacttcctcccccttgttggaggaagtggtggatatacgctcctatccctagtgaaagggataggatggggctctgttgagtagctcacctgcatcttgtccttatccagcaggtgacgaccgtgtccctctaaccacaggtagaggggaagaaaaagatgggaagaggagccagtcacactctcattcactcatccatcttatggtcacaccaggactcgatgctgttcagcctgcgagggtctgggttcgctacacaacgtgttgagcagccacacaaggtcccaaggaaaaagatccaaggacctgtgggcaatatctcgAAGGTAgaaaggaagggcatgtggtctgggttgaccagacccctgccttcagtacctgcgccacggagaagttcttgcggacaaggcagcatctccttcgcatcgaaggcggtgaatgcattagggaggggattgtgaacgactcgaaccaatcgtcagggaccgaagggggtctgagtcttcgctacgaagttcggtacgaaatcgagcatcacggatccccatcccctggatgcttgacttcgcaggagaagtcatgcagttcttcagaggaaaagaaggaaatagtcgcatgacctatccctcttctctacttcggtgatgtccagtacccatactggtctgtccgtttgccacgaagtctctcgcatcctcctatccccatgcagcgaagttctcggtagtggataggacaccgacactccatggtgggtgtcaatggtatgggtactgtgacaagctattaaaacgaagtaatgattgctctgtaacaaccgaactaagtcaacagcttagttcgtaactgactcggccgctctgacagctgccgactgactgcgttcggtaggaggcaagttgtcaaggcatccgagtaagtcacgtgaccttcgccttttaaagggttatgccgagagaccaaacaaataatgtatttgtttgtcaccaatgccgccGGACAGCGAGgatgatgattctcttaaggcatgtgcccaacaggcgaaagtcaattgccatctagagaccgaggtccctgaaggtaaaacatctcatggttgttgaatctcagctaaggagaaacaacattatgtaccgttgaagacgaaggtagatattgaatgcaacctacgtcttcacagatgaatcgagagaaggattctcaagattcataacctgtgcttacaaatgactgaaaacgctaaccgctatttcattgctgtccggtgagaagtcgtagttgcaatgaaagcggggcgttcttcagtaatgaaaacacagaaaagccgcctgaagaactgcttctcatgggctgaacatttggaagtagagctgtcaggtcggagagtaggcgatgtcttctgacacatctcgtaattcggttgaacaatgaacaattgtacacctacgaataagagatattttgaagacaaactcagatgtctgcaaaatcattcgcattatcgcagtgcgatgcagcgggagacttgtacagacttctgttaccgtgcggtaaacagaaagatgaaagagtccaagagatatctctgttgaaaattctcgcaatgtcgaaggcgatggaatctagcgtcacagcagtagctggtccttcattattgcgagaatccccgttaatcagagacctaagtccatgattgttgggcagagatacggttcggtagtcaatcaaagcagggcagagagagcaTACATagatgaccgtgcatatcggaggcccagctgatactgagctgctatcaggcagttcaatacgcagtagttgagcctgagctctcgctgactcgtcatcctgagttgccaggtaatccattattccacgaggGAATGCGTTCGgcctagaactaccgagcataaaagatatgctcgagcaattatatttaggcgaaacgaatttcggtaaatataaaagttgaaatggtgttgtcgtgacaaaaccataagtatataaaattgaaactgaaaactcctgggaggttgcaggcaaccccgagttgcagttt includes these proteins:
- the LOC135225343 gene encoding uncharacterized protein LOC135225343 translates to MNKFHVKDVDIVLANDVAFRSKNCPILMNPEIAVVTRSRANVGNAAESTTDVDLMSLSTNVSDPKSIITEDHVKKALIANKGIQAVLKSWKVADFTKRGDNYACEVTSVEVKYSLNDKEECEVTYVVKLNPHRNFGDFQEVAPFFFEKEGKFYEELVPALNEALMSAGQKPLPFAKCFLVSLEEGKEQLYFEDLRARGFKMFDRRKGMDKYHVALVISELARLHGASYLLTKKVLKGESAGGRYEFITKDLLDFTPNTKELFLSWIERGVDTGEYKVQDSTAYAMGDCWNNNLLFRYNAEGRPMEVMLLDLQLCREASAASDLNYLLCTSVNGDVRKPNLRHFLSLYHSTYKEVLEGGDMPMHFTIEELVEEYRDKNKFGLLFALVIIPMMLTEPEEVPEMSDTDIETLMNDFRAIALDKLKTNPCLNLASCQFLTSLWKQASSHDFYYRPDSIPSMNDPRKIWRAKSV